A section of the Acipenser ruthenus chromosome 39, fAciRut3.2 maternal haplotype, whole genome shotgun sequence genome encodes:
- the LOC117966635 gene encoding zinc finger and SCAN domain-containing protein 12-like: protein MDVFKDKLSAVIEQALKAAVDTVISEITQLVGNEFADLSERVKEMKQLRRRLETSERELKQLRGYFKTADKNSGVTQPGVSCLERDFQSHSPGGDDPEKESGDVTGVNASLFNEAQSGSQRLCTSQAAPSIKDWPLVLLITPEIVTEDNNQELLISDQSVDTWIRSIVDRAGIEKEAQEETVHENVALQAPEQHLHQEYCAVQSEAPQGSVQSEAPQGSVQSEAPQGSVQSEAPQGSVQSEAPQGSVQSAEEVPLQGRSHAEEQVTEVESVFIIEGVRESPAAHIKEELPELESVSNSKDVPDMESLQMKEEITEEHNNNEEDDNDGSIQCKEEAQAAKELSAGAHNESTALGEVRPEGPVHGNGQVSNDRSTDDTEKEKESSSMENLGNKDCEERGAITTTSVTSCEVADKRKPDSNPVLPCKTSPHEKKLKKSRTKTERQESVKSRPERKKRLPSPQPGPGASGSADSSEQALHLCATCGKGFSRKQYLTCHQRSHSRATPHRCTICGDHFKQLCHLKTHQRLHQNKNSFRCNEFNKSFIELGKLKTHQKIHKGGSPHHCKECGKSFALLNFLKRHKCIRGTESPFRCSECGKCFANRITLGRHAQVHTGEKPYHCNECGKTLMDIGGLKKHQRVHTGVTPYLCTACGKSFSQIGSLKVHHRTHTGEKPFYCNTCGKSFKETNTLLKHQKLHTK from the exons ATGGATGTTTTTAAAGACAAGCTCTCCGCGGTCATTGAGCAAGCATTGAAAGCTGCCGTGGACACGGTGATCAGTGAAATCACACAGCTGGTCGGTAACGAATTCGCGGATCTGTCTGAAAGAGTGAAAGAAATGAAACAGCTGAGGCGTCGATTGGAAACATCCGAGCGGGAGCTGAAACAGCTGCGCGGGTATTTCAAAACCGCAGATAAGAACAGCGGTGTCACACAGCCTGGAGTGAGCTGCCTTGAGCGCGACTTCCAGTCACACAGTCCGGGAGGAGACGATCCCGAGAAGGAAAGCGGCGATGTTACCGGAGTGAACGCTTCACTCTTCAATGAAGCACAGAGCGGGTCCCAGCGTCTGTGCACCAGTCAAGCAGCTCCGTCGATAAAGGACTGGCCCCTGGTTTTATTAATCACACCAGAGATCGTCACTGAAGATAACAACCAGGAGTTACTGATCTCTGACCAGAGTGTTGACACGTGGATCCGAAGTATTGTGGACAGAGCGGGAATAGAGAAAG AGGCTCAAGAGGAAACTGTTCATGAGAACGTAGCTTTACAGGCTCCAGAGCAGCACCTTCACCAGGAATACTGTGCAGTTCAGAGTGAGGCTCCGCAGGGATCTGTTCAGAGTGAGGCTCCCCAGGGATCTGTTCAGAGTGAGGCTCCCCAGGGATCTGTTCAGAGTGAGGCTCCCCAGGGATCTGTTCAGAGTGAGGCTCCCCAGGGATCTGTTCAGAGTGCTGAAGAGGTCCCGCTGCAGGGCCGCAGCCACGCTGAAGAGCAAGTCACTGAAGTGGAGTCTGTGTTCATTATTGAAGGTGTCCGGGAATCACCAGCTGCCCACATTAAAGAAGAGCTCCCTGAACTGGAATCTGTCAGTAATTCCAAAGATGTACCTGACATGGAGTCGCTTCAAATGAAAGAGGAAATCACTGAAGAGCACAATAATAATGAGGAGGATGATAATGATGGATCCATCCAATGTAAAGAAGAGGCGCAGGCTGCTAAAGAACTCAGTGCTGGTGCTCACAATGAAAGCACTGCACTTGGTGAAGTCAGACCAGAAGGTCCTGTCCACGGTAATGGGCAGGTCTCTAATGACAGGAGCACAGATgatacagagaaagagaaagagagcagCTCCATGGAGAACCTGGGCAACAAGGACTGTGAAGAAAGAGGAGCGATCACCACAACCAGCGTGACCT CTTGTGAAGTGGCTGATAAACGAAAGCCTGATTCCAATCCAGTGCTTCCCTGCAAAACCTCTCCTCATGAAAAGAAGCTGAAGAAGAGCAGAACTAAGACTGAGAGACAAGAGAGTGTGAAATCCCGTCCAGAGAGGAAGAAGAGGCTCCCGTCCCCACAGCCTGGACCCGGAGCTTCAGGGAGTGCGGACAGTTCTGAACAGGCTTTGCATCTCTGTGCTACATGTGGGAAGGGCTTCAGCAGGAAACAGTACCTCACCTGTCACCAGCGCAGCCATTCACGCGCAACTCCCCATCGCTGCACCATCTGTGGCGACCACTTCAAACAGCTGTgccacctgaaaacacaccagcgattGCACCAGAACAAGAACTCCTTCCGCTGTAATGAATTCAACAAGAGTTTCATTGAACTGGGCAAACTCAAAACACACCAGAAAATCCACAAAGGAGGCTCTCCCCACCACTGTAAAGAATGTGGGAAGAGCTTTGCACTTTTAAACTTCCTGAAGAGACACAAATGTATTCGTGGCACGGAGAGCCCTTTCCGCTGCAGTGAATGTGGGAAGTGTTTCGCCAACAGAATTACCCTTGGAAGACATGCTcaagttcacacaggagagaaaccctatcaTTGTAACGAATGTGGGAAGACTTTAATGGACATAGGAGGacttaaaaaacaccagcgagttcacacaggagtAACACCCTACCTCTGTACTGCGTGTGGGAAGAGCTTCTCTCAGATCGGGAGCCTGAAAGTACACCACAGGACCCACACCGGAGAGAAGCCCTTTTACTGTAACACCTGCGGGAAGTCTTTTAAAGAGACAAACACTCTTCTCAAGCACCAGAAACTGCACACAAAGTAA
- the LOC117397369 gene encoding BICD family-like cargo adapter 2: MKLKQDSVDLEWSQHRADLESDLGLARAQLEQWQNQDRERQRVEGEELKELSNHNQRLVEQLSEAARVQHELMSELRTLREEFEERDMKNSIRTARIEGLQAENVLLLQRKSEAEKQMKSLQEENERLRSASEALREKVLEQQEREEEKEREVRTDREAEEHL, encoded by the exons ATGAAGCTGAAGCAGGACTCTGTGGATCTGGAGTGGTCTCAGCACAGGGCGGACCTGGAGTCGGACCTGGGGCTGGCAAGGGCCCAGCTGGAGCAGTGGCAGAACCAGGACCGGGAGAGGCAGAGAGTGGAGGGGGAGGAGCTGAAAGAGCTGTCCAATCACAACCAGAGGCTGGTGGAGCAGCTTTCTGAG GCAGCCAGGGTGCAGCACGAGTTGATGTCAGAGCTGCGAACACTGAGGGAGGAGTTTGAAGAGAGAGACATGAAGAATTCAATCCGGACGGCCAGAATAGAAGGGCTGCAGGCGGAG AATGTTCTGCTGCTGCAGAGAAAGTCAGAAGCAGAAAAGCAAATGAAATCGCTTCAGGAAGAGAATGAGAGGCTGCGGAGCGCCTCCGAGGCTCTgcgggagaaagtgctggagcagcaggagagggaggaggagaaagagagagaggtgaggacagACAGAGAGGCTGAGGAGCATCTCTGA